GATTCATTCCAATATTGAAGCCATCGGGTTTAAGCACCTCTAAAGCTTGTGCCCCTATGATTGAAAGATTCATAAGGTCTAATCTTTCTGTTTCATTAAGATTTGAGATATTACTTATATGTCTATAAGGTACTACCATGATGTGACCGTTTGAATAAGGGTAGCGGTTCATAATAATAAAGCCTGTTGAGCCTCGATATAGTATGAGATTTTTTCTATCTTTTTTTTCTTTGGGCTTATCACAAAAGATACACCCCTTTTTTCTTCCCTTGGTAATATATTCAATTCTCCAAGGAGCCCAAACTGGTTTCATCGTTAATTAATTATATCTACAAGGTAAAACAGACCAAAGCGCCCTTTTAAGGGTAAAGTAGAAAGTCCATGACCATCGATCTTTGAAAAAATAAAATCTATTATGGATCTCTTTTTTTTCGGAAAATAAATGACATTTGGTTTCTCTTTAATACCACCCATAGTTCCTGCAAGTCTAATTGCATCGCTGATGGTTCCCAATTCATCAACAAGGTTCAGTTCTAGCGCCTGCTGTCCAGTGAAAATTCTACCATCTGAAATTTCGTCGATTTTTTTATCACTTAGATTCCGTGATTCAGATACAGCGTGTTTAAACTGAGAATGCACATTATCAATAATTTTCTGCATATATTTCTTTTCAGCCTCCGTCATTTCTCTAAAAGGGGAACCAGCATCTTTGAATTTCCCACTCTTTATTACTTCAACATCTACTTTAGCCCAGTTTAATAGCTGTTCATAACTTACAAATTGTGCAATAACTCCTATGCTCCCGGTTATGGTTCCAGGATTCGAAATGATTTTCTGCGCTCCGCAAGCAATGTAATACCCGCCCGAAGCCGCAACTGATCCAAGGCTTGCGATCACAGGGATCTTTTCTCTAAGTGCTTTAGCCTCGCTGTAAATCTCCTGAGATGGTCCTACGGCACCTCCCGGGGAATTTATTCTCAAAACGAGGGCCTTAATTGAATCGTCCGCTTCAATTTTAGAAAGGCTTTCAAGATATGTTTGGGAATCAAGAATGATGTCATCAATCGTCATCACTGCTACCTTATCGCCAGCAACGAAGCCACCGTCTCCAAATATTGCGATCCCAGCTCCGAAACCGATTAAGAAGGCAAAAAAGATAATTACCAAGACTACGAATGTGATGATTAGACCACGCAAGCTTTTGATAACCTCAATCTTGTTTAGATATAGATTTTAGCTCTTTTTCCAGCAACTCTCCAAGCTTTACAGATGACTCCCCCTGAGAGGATAAAAAGCTTGAAATTCTTTCCTTTTCAAGTTGTTCTTCATAGTTTTTCTTACTGAGATTTACCTGTTTATTCCTACGATTAAAGCTAATTACTTTAGCCGTTATGATATCGCCTATTTTAGCGACGCTATTTGATTCCTTTTCCGTTCCATGATCAAACTCGTTGGCCCGAATATAACCCTCGATTTCATTTTCAAGTTCGAGAACTATTCCCCTGTCTTTTATGGCAACGACTTTTCCTGTTAATGCTGTTTGACCTGGCTTATACGTCTCCAAGGCTTCTTCCCACGGGTCCTTATTAAGTTGTCTTACGCCGAGTCCAATTTTATTATTTTTTTCATCTACGTTTAAGACTACAACCTCGATATCTTGATCTTCAGCAAACAACTCTTTTGGATCGACCCTTCCCTTCCATGAAATCTCTGTAGGACGAACCAAACCAACTAGGTCCTCACCAAGCTCGACGAATACCCCTTTTTCATTTACGTTCTTCACCTTGCCATTAATTCTAGTTCCCGGTGGAAACTGTTCTTTGAAAATTTCCCATGGGCTAGGGTCGATTTGCTTCAGGCTTAGGGCAATTCTTTTTTTCTCTGAATCGACTTCGATCACCATTGTTTCTACTCTTCTACCTATGTTGACTACCTCGTTGGGATGCCTAAATCTCTTTATCCATGATATTTCAGAGGTGTGAACTAGCCCTTCAACCCCTGGTTCGAGCTCAACAAATATGCCAAAGTCCACAATAGAGACCACTTTTCCCCTAATCCTCGAGCCTGGCTTGTATTTTCTTTCGACGAAAGTCCAAGGGTCTGGCTTAGTCTGCTTTAGCCCCAGCGTGATTTTCGC
The Thermodesulfobacteriota bacterium DNA segment above includes these coding regions:
- a CDS encoding 30S ribosomal protein S1, with translation MEQETHFSEFLGESINVPDRGQIFKGKVVRVDKDDVFIDFGFKSEGVAPINEFYGKNGEPEVSIGDEVDVILEKWVDDSGLPKLSKKRADIMKEHERIEQIYQNEKLIRGNIKEKVNGGLIVDIGEKIELNAFLPASQIDLRPQHNLDKFIGKNIEAKIVKLTDRGIVLSIRTYLEEQREVKRRKALSTLEEGKIVLGKVMKILDQGAFIDLDGVEGFLPISEISWGRVRHPSNVINLDETLKVKVIKIESDAKITLGLKQTKPDPWTFVERKYKPGSRIRGKVVSIVDFGIFVELEPGVEGLVHTSEISWIKRFRHPNEVVNIGRRVETMVIEVDSEKKRIALSLKQIDPSPWEIFKEQFPPGTRINGKVKNVNEKGVFVELGEDLVGLVRPTEISWKGRVDPKELFAEDQDIEVVVLNVDEKNNKIGLGVRQLNKDPWEEALETYKPGQTALTGKVVAIKDRGIVLELENEIEGYIRANEFDHGTEKESNSVAKIGDIITAKVISFNRRNKQVNLSKKNYEEQLEKERISSFLSSQGESSVKLGELLEKELKSISKQD
- the sppA gene encoding signal peptide peptidase SppA; protein product: MRGLIITFVVLVIIFFAFLIGFGAGIAIFGDGGFVAGDKVAVMTIDDIILDSQTYLESLSKIEADDSIKALVLRINSPGGAVGPSQEIYSEAKALREKIPVIASLGSVAASGGYYIACGAQKIISNPGTITGSIGVIAQFVSYEQLLNWAKVDVEVIKSGKFKDAGSPFREMTEAEKKYMQKIIDNVHSQFKHAVSESRNLSDKKIDEISDGRIFTGQQALELNLVDELGTISDAIRLAGTMGGIKEKPNVIYFPKKKRSIIDFIFSKIDGHGLSTLPLKGRFGLFYLVDIIN
- a CDS encoding HIT domain-containing protein encodes the protein MKPVWAPWRIEYITKGRKKGCIFCDKPKEKKDRKNLILYRGSTGFIIMNRYPYSNGHIMVVPYRHISNISNLNETERLDLMNLSIIGAQALEVLKPDGFNIGMNLGRIAGAGIDDHIHFHVVPRWNGDTNFMPVIADIKVIPEYIDQTYLKLFEELKITGR